One Glutamicibacter halophytocola DNA segment encodes these proteins:
- the map gene encoding type I methionyl aminopeptidase has product MIEILTPAEVDRARDTGALVGTILATLKQRVKAGTNLLEIDAWTKEMILEAGAESCYVDYAPSFGNGPFGHYICTGVNDAVLHGLPRDYALAEGDLLSLDLAIKLRGFAADAAISFVVGSEGTAEDRKLIETTQRALAAGIAAASPEAKIGDLSYAMGAVLKAAGYKVNLEFGGHGIGSTMHQDPHVSNDGRPGRGYKLRAGLLLALEPWVMTNTDKLIMDKDGWTLRSSTGCRTAHTEHTIAITETGAEILTLPRA; this is encoded by the coding sequence ATGATTGAAATTCTCACACCTGCAGAAGTTGACCGGGCCCGCGATACCGGGGCGCTGGTCGGAACCATACTTGCGACGCTCAAGCAGCGGGTCAAGGCCGGTACGAACCTGTTGGAGATTGATGCCTGGACCAAGGAGATGATCCTGGAAGCAGGCGCAGAGTCCTGCTACGTCGATTACGCTCCCTCCTTCGGCAACGGCCCGTTCGGGCACTATATCTGCACCGGAGTCAATGATGCCGTGCTGCACGGCCTGCCCCGCGACTACGCCTTGGCGGAGGGAGACCTGCTGAGCTTGGACTTGGCCATCAAGCTGCGCGGATTTGCAGCGGATGCAGCGATCAGCTTTGTGGTGGGTTCCGAGGGAACTGCCGAAGACCGGAAACTGATCGAAACCACCCAGCGCGCACTGGCGGCAGGCATTGCAGCGGCTTCTCCGGAGGCAAAGATCGGCGATCTTTCTTATGCAATGGGGGCGGTGCTCAAAGCCGCTGGCTACAAGGTGAACCTCGAATTCGGCGGTCATGGCATTGGTTCGACCATGCACCAGGACCCGCATGTTTCCAACGACGGCCGCCCTGGCCGAGGCTACAAGTTGCGTGCCGGGCTGTTGCTGGCATTGGAGCCATGGGTCATGACGAATACCGACAAGCTCATCATGGACAAGGATGGGTGGACATTGCGCAGCTCCACCGGATGCCGGACCGCGCATACCGAACACACCATCGCCATCACCGAAACCGGCGCAGAAATTCTGACCCTGCCTCGCGCCTAG
- a CDS encoding ABC transporter permease — MSIASLHETRILTGRSMRHILRSPDTIITTAVTPVAMLLLFAYVFGGAINTQTTGPYVNYLLPGILIITIASGVAYTSYRLFLDVRDGLVQRLRAMPISRSSVLWSHVATSLISNLVSMALVLAVALIMGFRTSASFAQWLAVIGLLCLVTLSMTWIAVLAGLSAKSVDGASAFSYPLIFLPFISSAFVPTDSMPAPVAWFAEHQPITAIVESLRALLAQEPVGTNLPIALAWLVAIALLSWGAATRAFRTKISS; from the coding sequence ATGAGCATCGCGTCCTTGCACGAAACCCGAATTCTCACCGGCCGCTCAATGCGACACATCTTGCGCAGCCCCGACACCATCATCACCACCGCGGTGACACCGGTTGCCATGCTGCTGCTGTTTGCCTACGTCTTCGGCGGTGCTATAAATACGCAAACCACCGGGCCCTATGTGAATTACCTGCTGCCTGGAATCCTGATTATCACGATCGCCTCAGGTGTTGCCTACACTTCTTACCGGCTATTTCTGGACGTGCGTGACGGGCTGGTGCAGCGCCTGCGCGCCATGCCCATCTCGCGCTCAAGCGTCCTGTGGAGCCATGTGGCTACGTCCTTGATATCCAATTTGGTCTCGATGGCTTTGGTGCTGGCCGTAGCTCTCATCATGGGGTTTCGCACGAGCGCCTCGTTCGCCCAGTGGCTGGCGGTCATTGGATTGCTGTGCCTTGTCACCTTGTCGATGACTTGGATTGCAGTCCTTGCTGGGCTCAGTGCAAAATCCGTTGATGGAGCAAGCGCCTTCAGCTATCCGCTCATCTTCCTGCCCTTTATCTCATCAGCATTCGTGCCCACCGATTCCATGCCAGCTCCGGTGGCATGGTTTGCCGAGCATCAGCCGATCACCGCAATCGTCGAGTCCCTCAGAGCCCTGTTGGCGCAGGAGCCAGTGGGAACCAATCTCCCGATCGCCTTGGCTTGGCTCGTTGCCATCGCGCTGCTGAGCTGGGGCGCAGCGACCCGTGCCTTTCGAACCAAAATCTCCAGCTAG
- a CDS encoding ABC transporter ATP-binding protein, which produces MNATLAKSPAVEVHGMAKSFKDHQVLDGVEFSVPAGSIFALLGSNGAGKTTLVRILATLLPADSGSIKVCGNDVSQSPGKVRKSISLTGQFAAVDDVLTGRENLTLIARLRRVADATAAADALLERFGLAEASNRPAGTYSGGMRRRLDIAMSLIGSPDLILLDEPTTGLDPQARRETWESIRNLAAGGTTILLTTQYLDEAEALADWIAILHEGSIIHQGTLPQLQALLPPAPTELITKKPTLEEIFLELISRAPRPERSES; this is translated from the coding sequence ATGAACGCAACCCTCGCTAAGAGTCCCGCTGTCGAGGTCCATGGAATGGCCAAATCATTCAAGGACCACCAAGTCCTCGACGGAGTTGAATTTTCCGTCCCAGCGGGCAGCATTTTTGCCTTGCTAGGTTCCAACGGCGCCGGGAAAACCACACTTGTGCGCATTCTCGCGACCCTGCTTCCCGCAGATTCAGGGTCGATCAAGGTCTGCGGGAACGATGTTTCCCAATCCCCGGGGAAAGTACGCAAGTCCATCAGCCTGACCGGACAGTTCGCAGCGGTCGATGACGTTCTTACAGGTCGCGAAAACCTCACCCTCATCGCCCGGCTGCGTCGGGTAGCAGACGCGACGGCCGCCGCCGACGCGCTGCTGGAACGCTTTGGCCTCGCCGAAGCCTCGAACCGACCCGCTGGCACCTACTCGGGTGGCATGCGGCGAAGGCTGGATATTGCCATGAGCCTTATCGGCTCCCCCGATCTCATCCTCCTCGATGAGCCAACCACCGGGCTGGATCCGCAGGCACGTCGCGAAACCTGGGAATCCATCCGCAACTTGGCGGCGGGCGGAACAACCATCCTGCTCACCACGCAATACCTCGATGAAGCCGAGGCCCTGGCGGACTGGATTGCAATCCTGCACGAGGGATCGATCATCCATCAAGGAACGCTCCCCCAGCTTCAGGCATTGCTACCGCCAGCGCCAACGGAGCTGATCACCAAAAAACCCACGCTTGAGGAGATTTTCCTCGAGCTCATCAGCCGCGCACCGCGGCCAGAGCGGAGCGAATCATGA
- a CDS encoding DUF1048 domain-containing protein yields MTAKWIENITGSLEQKKQYKAQSTRLKSLPQPYAKAALGIHRYLLAQSGITDGDTMVTMFTDLADLFEQAAANGTALREITGSDPADFADDFASAYGGQRWTDKERKRLAETINEAEQDT; encoded by the coding sequence ATGACCGCCAAATGGATTGAAAACATCACCGGCTCCCTCGAGCAAAAGAAGCAGTACAAGGCACAGAGCACTCGCCTCAAATCATTGCCCCAGCCCTACGCCAAGGCCGCCCTCGGCATCCATCGATACCTGCTGGCCCAAAGCGGGATCACCGATGGGGACACCATGGTCACGATGTTCACCGACCTCGCCGACCTATTTGAACAGGCGGCCGCAAATGGCACCGCCCTGCGTGAAATCACAGGCAGCGATCCTGCTGATTTTGCCGACGATTTCGCATCTGCCTACGGCGGCCAGCGCTGGACCGACAAGGAACGCAAGCGCCTGGCAGAAACCATCAACGAAGCCGAACAAGACACCTGA
- a CDS encoding PadR family transcriptional regulator, whose product MASQMTEMLKGTLEGIVLAILAERPAYGYEITTGLRDRGFTDLAEGTIYALLVRIEQKKLVSVEKVPSEKGPPRKVFTLNDTGQQQLSDFWATWNVLVSRINALPQPDSNDESKKS is encoded by the coding sequence ATGGCATCACAAATGACCGAGATGCTCAAAGGAACCCTGGAAGGGATCGTCTTGGCCATCTTGGCCGAACGTCCGGCCTACGGCTACGAGATCACCACCGGATTGCGGGATCGCGGTTTCACAGATCTCGCTGAAGGAACCATTTATGCGCTCCTGGTGCGCATTGAGCAGAAGAAATTGGTTTCAGTTGAAAAAGTGCCCTCCGAAAAGGGGCCGCCACGCAAGGTCTTCACCTTGAACGACACCGGACAACAGCAGCTCTCCGACTTTTGGGCTACCTGGAACGTACTAGTCTCCCGCATCAATGCCCTGCCCCAACCCGACAGCAACGACGAAAGCAAAAAATCATGA
- a CDS encoding maleylpyruvate isomerase family mycothiol-dependent enzyme produces the protein MQSTQLWELVRSERQRLSLLLKDLDPDQWQTTTLSQDWSVRHVAAHLAAAGSTGTGQWLLNMLLSGFNADRHNDRLLKKYWGTSAKQTLENFNRSCNQSRAVFNSVPGLLGEIVVHGQDVAVALGLNLEPDPAAVHEVARFYSTQDFAVNSKTLIKGLKLIATDDSFTAGHGAVVRGPLLDLVMVMAGRPAFLQQLEGEAVEELRLRLV, from the coding sequence ATGCAATCCACACAGCTTTGGGAATTGGTGAGAAGCGAGCGCCAAAGGCTTTCGCTGCTCTTGAAGGACCTCGACCCGGACCAGTGGCAAACCACAACGTTGAGCCAGGATTGGAGCGTTCGCCATGTAGCCGCGCACCTCGCAGCGGCAGGTTCAACCGGGACTGGCCAATGGCTGCTGAATATGCTGCTCAGCGGATTCAATGCTGATCGGCACAACGATCGGCTCTTGAAAAAATATTGGGGAACCTCGGCAAAACAAACCCTGGAAAACTTCAATAGATCTTGCAATCAATCCAGGGCGGTTTTCAATTCGGTGCCGGGTTTGCTGGGAGAAATCGTGGTCCACGGCCAGGACGTTGCCGTCGCGCTGGGCCTGAATCTGGAACCAGACCCTGCCGCGGTTCATGAAGTTGCCCGGTTCTATTCCACACAGGATTTTGCCGTTAACAGCAAAACCTTGATCAAAGGCCTCAAGCTCATCGCCACGGACGACTCCTTCACTGCCGGGCACGGAGCTGTGGTGCGCGGCCCGCTACTGGATCTGGTGATGGTTATGGCAGGCAGGCCAGCATTCCTGCAGCAGCTGGAGGGCGAGGCAGTCGAGGAACTGCGCTTGAGGCTTGTGTAA